A window of the Xiashengella succiniciproducens genome harbors these coding sequences:
- a CDS encoding branched-chain amino acid aminotransferase, translated as MTGEIDWGHLPFTYMKTDYNIRCYYRDGKWGELEVSSSEYINLHMAATCLHYGQEAFEGLKAFRGVNGKIRIFRLADNARRMQASADGILMARVPEDLFIKACIKAVVLNKRFVPPYGSGASLYIRPLLIGSGPKVGVSPADEYLFMVFVTPVGPYFKEGFKPTNLMITRKYDRAAPNGTGPYKVGGNYAASLASGKIAKERGYSAVLYLDSREKKYIDECGPANFFGIKDKTYITPESNSILPSITNKSLMKIAEDLGLKVERRHVLLEELETLEEVGACGTAAVISPVAQIDDLDTGKSYVYSKDGQPGHYCTLLYNKLRAIQYGEEADKYGWITEID; from the coding sequence ATGACTGGCGAAATTGATTGGGGTCACCTGCCCTTTACCTACATGAAGACGGACTATAATATCAGGTGTTATTATCGTGACGGAAAATGGGGAGAACTTGAAGTAAGTTCCTCCGAATACATCAATCTCCATATGGCTGCCACCTGCCTTCACTATGGACAGGAAGCCTTTGAAGGCCTCAAGGCCTTCAGGGGTGTCAATGGCAAGATTCGCATATTCAGATTGGCAGACAATGCCCGCCGTATGCAGGCCTCAGCAGATGGAATTCTTATGGCAAGGGTTCCTGAAGACCTTTTTATTAAAGCTTGCATCAAAGCAGTAGTGCTAAACAAGCGATTTGTTCCCCCTTATGGTTCGGGTGCATCACTATACATACGCCCTCTTCTAATCGGTTCAGGTCCTAAAGTTGGTGTGTCTCCAGCAGATGAATACCTGTTTATGGTATTCGTAACTCCGGTAGGTCCTTATTTCAAGGAAGGATTCAAGCCTACAAACCTGATGATAACCCGTAAGTATGACCGTGCAGCTCCAAATGGTACCGGACCTTATAAGGTGGGTGGTAACTATGCTGCCAGCCTCGCTTCAGGTAAAATTGCCAAGGAGAGAGGTTACTCTGCCGTGCTTTACCTTGATAGTCGTGAAAAGAAATATATTGACGAGTGTGGTCCTGCAAACTTCTTTGGCATCAAGGATAAGACTTATATTACTCCTGAGTCAAACTCAATCCTGCCATCAATTACAAACAAGAGCCTTATGAAAATCGCAGAAGATCTTGGATTGAAGGTCGAAAGAAGACATGTCCTGCTCGAGGAACTAGAGACTCTTGAGGAAGTAGGAGCCTGTGGAACAGCTGCTGTAATAAGTCCTGTAGCTCAGATAGATGACCTGGATACTGGTAAGTCTTATGTATACAGTAAGGATGGACAACCAGGCCACTATTGCACACTCCTTTACAATAAACTCAGGGCTATTCAATATGGCGAAGAAGCAGACAAATATGGCTGGATAACAGAGATAGACTGA
- a CDS encoding alpha-2-macroglobulin family protein produces MTRKTLRLLLSLVVVSLVIFSGCRKGTQDEQTHSGFHPLVAAFTSEYISTSGTFSIEFRDPPRNAVPGATAPSNVATIIPKVKGSWIWLDEYTLQFKPDGKLVSGQTYKIRVHLSKLFDNQDEDFYFSVTTFAQSYRFLMGDLEYTEEDGQESYRIKGSISVAEDITPEEAKAMLNIAAENTTIPVTWQHTDGRNHSFELFPIPIKDKAYNISISHSGAPIDTKGEGTEEVAVPSSAEFTVIKAYAEQQPVQVIRVVFSSALDPTQDLTGMYEISNNVNTRYTTNSNILEIYPEKNIQGEFELKILPGIRNKKGLMTSQTDRFYLGFENLKPAVEFIGVGNIMPFSDNLIMHFRAVSLKSVIVRVIRIYESNVPHFLQVNTMDGSSELKRAGRLEYANVINLDRDPSLDLGKWNIFALDLSNMVKPSPGSLYRIELGFEQIDAIYQCDDETKQESTKRKWIDDGEFWDNPYDYYSEYPYYYEDWDWDWYERNNPCNKAYYTRSKWVAQNLLASNLGLTAKLGNDKRINVYITDLNSTAPIDGANIEVLDFQLQVLAKAVTDKDGMAVLDPTEKQPFLLIADKAGQKGYLRMDAGRSLSVSRFNVSGQNVKEGLKGYIYGDRGVWRPGDSLFISFIAEHRGNNLPANYPVIFELIDPRGRVQSKMTARHPENKIYSFRTATPEDAPTGFWRARVIMGDATFEKQVRIETIKPNRLKIELGIKEGLVSTDKNIEIPIKSEWLHGAPASGLKADVKMTTKPTSTSFDSYPGYVFDDATRSYDQAEQTLYEGRLNQQGEGSFIMPSVRDHRSPGFLKANLISRVYEEGGSFSISQTTRTLSPYRQYVGVRAPEGDKNNLLLTDQDYKIEVVTVNEAGTPVNINGLKYKIYKISWRWWWDSTEEELSRYISSSSSTLISSGTIRTENGKTSIPFRINHPEWGRYLVRVEDPLGGHAACTTVMVDWPGWAQKTGREGSEGASVLTFNTDRSEYKPGDNAVVTFPSGGEGRALVTIENGTKVLKSWWVKPEEGSTSFSFQVTPEMSPNIYVHISLLQPHKRKNNDLPIRLYGVIPVTVNDPSTKLQPQLKVADEWRPEQKAVIEVTEAGKREMDYTIAIVDEGLLDLTNFATPDPWKYFNAQEALGVRTFDMFDQVLGAYGGRIEQVFGIGGGDELNPDGSKNQLRRFEPMVKFIGPLKLKKNGKNKHEIEIPNYFGSVRIMLVACNETASGSIDKKVAVKQPLMVWSSLPRVLGPGETVSLPVTVFASGKAAGKVKVSLSTDKLLNISGEKVQYVNFKKDGEKTIYFDLKAGNETGISVVEVIAEAGSEKGSNKINLPVRNANPSVTRVQSVILGKGDSKELPYEAIGTKGTNGAILEISTIGSIDFGRRLEFLLQYPHGCIEQITSAAFPQVFLPSVAELSAEEAGRSKTNVQSVLSRLRSYQTTDGGFAYWAGGSRADEWGSSYAGHFMLSAAEKGYTVPDQLRKNWISYQKKQAKTWVPSKTGKPDGQDLIQAYRLFTLALAGEADLGSMNRLRQQTNLSSQARWRLAGAYAIAGLKEVAGELTANESADAPSSSFENSYGSPDRDFAMVIETLLYMGQKEKAVPLVRQLATRLSSDSWMSTQTTAYALLAISKYTEGSANAGSNAKIELAINKGKPENITLSKAIFRQKVDIENETNGKIKIANHSGNEIFAQLILTGQPLSDTLSKKVTDGLNLKIEYLDLDNRPVDIRNLSQGKDFKAIVTISNPSPFEVSNIALSQIFPSGWEIRNSRMEEGASVHELDQPDYRDIRDDRVYSYFNLNAGRSKRLVVLLHASYAGKFYLPAVTAEAMYDHNTRAIEPGTWVEVTK; encoded by the coding sequence ATGACAAGAAAGACCCTGAGACTTCTACTGTCGCTTGTAGTAGTGTCTCTCGTTATTTTTTCAGGATGCAGAAAAGGCACACAGGATGAGCAAACTCATTCGGGATTTCATCCGCTTGTTGCAGCATTTACCTCTGAGTACATTTCAACATCCGGAACGTTTTCGATAGAATTCAGAGACCCCCCCAGGAATGCTGTACCAGGAGCTACTGCCCCATCCAATGTGGCTACAATCATTCCCAAAGTAAAGGGAAGCTGGATATGGCTGGATGAGTACACACTTCAGTTTAAACCAGATGGAAAGCTTGTGTCGGGACAGACATACAAGATTAGGGTTCACCTAAGTAAGCTCTTTGATAATCAGGACGAGGACTTTTACTTCTCAGTCACAACCTTTGCACAGAGTTACAGGTTCTTGATGGGGGATTTAGAATATACCGAGGAAGACGGTCAGGAAAGTTATAGGATAAAAGGAAGCATCAGTGTTGCTGAAGATATTACTCCGGAAGAAGCCAAAGCCATGCTAAATATTGCAGCTGAAAACACAACAATTCCAGTAACCTGGCAACACACGGATGGTAGGAATCACAGTTTCGAACTTTTCCCTATCCCGATAAAAGACAAAGCATACAATATCAGTATCAGCCATAGTGGGGCACCTATAGACACTAAGGGAGAAGGAACTGAGGAAGTTGCAGTTCCCTCTTCTGCTGAGTTTACAGTAATCAAGGCATATGCTGAACAGCAACCGGTTCAGGTAATCAGAGTGGTCTTTAGTTCGGCTCTTGATCCTACACAAGACCTGACAGGCATGTATGAAATCAGCAACAACGTAAATACCAGGTACACAACTAATTCAAACATTCTTGAGATTTATCCGGAAAAAAATATACAGGGTGAATTCGAACTGAAAATTTTGCCTGGGATAAGAAATAAGAAAGGTCTGATGACCAGTCAGACAGATAGGTTTTACCTTGGTTTTGAAAACCTTAAGCCGGCAGTAGAGTTTATCGGAGTCGGCAACATAATGCCATTCTCCGACAATTTGATAATGCACTTCAGGGCAGTTTCACTCAAATCAGTAATTGTCAGGGTTATCAGGATATATGAAAGTAATGTTCCCCACTTTCTACAGGTCAACACTATGGACGGAAGCTCAGAGCTAAAGAGAGCCGGTCGTTTGGAATATGCCAACGTGATAAATCTTGACAGGGATCCTTCTCTTGATTTGGGCAAGTGGAATATTTTTGCCCTAGACCTGTCAAATATGGTGAAGCCGAGTCCGGGTTCACTCTATCGGATAGAACTGGGCTTTGAGCAAATTGATGCGATATATCAATGTGATGATGAAACCAAACAGGAAAGTACCAAAAGAAAGTGGATCGATGATGGAGAATTCTGGGATAATCCCTATGATTACTACAGTGAGTATCCCTATTATTATGAAGATTGGGACTGGGATTGGTATGAACGTAACAACCCATGCAACAAGGCATACTACACCCGCTCCAAATGGGTTGCACAAAACTTGCTAGCTTCAAACCTGGGTTTGACAGCAAAACTGGGCAACGATAAAAGGATCAATGTATACATAACCGACTTAAATTCAACAGCCCCAATCGATGGAGCAAATATTGAAGTTTTAGATTTCCAGCTTCAGGTTCTTGCAAAAGCGGTTACCGACAAAGATGGGATGGCAGTACTTGATCCAACAGAAAAGCAACCCTTCCTCCTCATTGCAGATAAGGCCGGACAGAAAGGCTATTTAAGGATGGATGCAGGTAGAAGTCTTTCCGTAAGTAGATTTAATGTTTCAGGCCAGAATGTAAAAGAAGGCCTTAAAGGCTATATCTATGGTGATCGTGGAGTATGGCGTCCTGGTGATTCATTGTTTATTTCGTTTATTGCCGAACACAGAGGCAACAATCTGCCTGCAAACTATCCGGTAATTTTCGAACTAATAGACCCAAGGGGTCGTGTACAAAGCAAGATGACTGCCCGTCACCCGGAAAACAAGATTTATAGTTTCCGAACTGCAACTCCCGAGGATGCACCTACAGGGTTCTGGCGTGCCAGAGTAATAATGGGTGATGCAACATTTGAAAAACAAGTCAGGATTGAAACAATTAAACCCAACAGGCTAAAGATTGAGTTAGGCATAAAAGAAGGTCTTGTTTCCACTGACAAAAACATCGAGATTCCAATCAAATCCGAATGGCTACATGGTGCTCCTGCATCAGGCTTAAAGGCAGATGTAAAGATGACTACAAAGCCAACATCAACCAGCTTTGATAGTTATCCAGGATATGTGTTCGATGATGCTACCCGAAGCTATGATCAGGCAGAGCAAACACTATATGAAGGTCGTCTTAACCAACAAGGTGAAGGTTCATTCATTATGCCATCAGTCAGAGATCACCGTTCTCCCGGTTTTCTGAAGGCAAACCTTATTTCCAGAGTATACGAAGAAGGAGGATCATTCAGCATCAGCCAGACCACAAGGACCCTTTCACCCTATAGACAATATGTAGGTGTCAGAGCCCCGGAAGGAGACAAGAATAACCTGCTCCTAACAGACCAGGACTATAAGATAGAAGTTGTTACTGTTAATGAAGCTGGAACACCTGTTAACATCAACGGACTCAAGTATAAGATCTATAAGATATCCTGGCGTTGGTGGTGGGATAGCACTGAAGAAGAGCTCAGCCGCTATATCAGTTCCTCTTCTTCAACATTAATCAGTAGCGGAACCATCAGGACAGAAAACGGAAAAACCAGCATACCTTTTAGAATCAACCATCCTGAATGGGGTCGATATCTTGTTAGGGTTGAAGATCCACTTGGAGGGCATGCAGCATGTACAACAGTAATGGTTGACTGGCCAGGATGGGCGCAGAAAACCGGTCGTGAAGGATCAGAAGGAGCAAGTGTCCTAACATTCAACACTGACAGGAGTGAATACAAGCCTGGTGACAATGCAGTAGTAACCTTCCCCTCAGGTGGTGAAGGCAGGGCTCTAGTTACTATTGAAAACGGAACAAAAGTTCTCAAAAGCTGGTGGGTAAAACCTGAAGAAGGAAGCACTAGTTTCAGTTTTCAAGTAACACCTGAGATGAGCCCCAATATTTATGTTCATATCAGCCTGTTGCAACCTCATAAGAGAAAGAATAATGACCTTCCGATCAGGCTCTATGGAGTTATCCCTGTAACAGTAAACGATCCATCTACAAAGCTTCAACCTCAGTTAAAGGTCGCAGATGAATGGCGTCCCGAACAAAAGGCTGTAATAGAGGTAACAGAAGCAGGAAAACGTGAGATGGATTACACAATAGCAATAGTTGACGAGGGTCTGCTCGACCTGACAAACTTTGCTACACCAGATCCCTGGAAGTACTTTAATGCCCAGGAAGCCTTGGGGGTAAGAACCTTTGATATGTTTGATCAGGTCCTGGGAGCCTATGGAGGAAGGATAGAACAAGTTTTTGGAATTGGAGGTGGTGATGAACTAAATCCCGATGGCTCAAAGAACCAGCTGCGCAGATTTGAACCAATGGTTAAGTTCATTGGTCCTTTAAAGCTGAAAAAGAATGGGAAGAACAAACATGAAATAGAGATACCAAACTATTTCGGATCAGTACGCATTATGTTGGTTGCATGCAATGAAACTGCGAGCGGATCTATTGACAAGAAGGTTGCCGTCAAACAACCTCTGATGGTGTGGAGTTCCCTCCCCAGAGTATTAGGCCCGGGAGAAACAGTTTCGCTACCAGTAACAGTATTCGCATCAGGCAAGGCTGCAGGAAAAGTAAAGGTTAGTCTGAGCACTGATAAATTGCTGAATATTAGTGGCGAAAAAGTTCAGTATGTAAACTTTAAGAAGGATGGAGAGAAAACCATCTACTTCGACTTGAAAGCCGGCAATGAGACAGGAATATCTGTTGTAGAGGTTATTGCCGAAGCAGGATCTGAGAAAGGAAGCAACAAAATTAACCTACCGGTTAGGAATGCAAACCCATCTGTTACAAGGGTTCAATCTGTTATCCTTGGTAAAGGTGACAGTAAGGAATTACCATATGAAGCTATCGGAACAAAGGGAACTAATGGTGCAATTCTGGAGATAAGCACAATTGGATCAATAGATTTTGGACGACGACTGGAATTTTTACTTCAATACCCGCACGGATGCATAGAACAGATAACCTCTGCTGCATTTCCACAGGTATTTCTTCCTTCGGTTGCAGAACTTTCAGCAGAAGAAGCCGGCAGGAGCAAAACAAATGTACAAAGTGTATTAAGTCGGCTGCGTTCATACCAGACTACAGATGGAGGATTCGCTTATTGGGCAGGAGGTTCCAGGGCTGATGAATGGGGCAGCAGCTATGCAGGACACTTTATGTTGAGTGCTGCAGAAAAGGGCTATACAGTTCCTGATCAGTTAAGGAAGAACTGGATCAGTTACCAAAAGAAACAAGCCAAGACCTGGGTTCCATCAAAAACAGGAAAACCTGATGGTCAGGATCTGATTCAGGCATATAGGTTGTTTACTCTTGCCCTGGCCGGAGAAGCTGACCTTGGTTCAATGAACAGACTGCGCCAGCAAACAAATCTATCAAGTCAGGCAAGATGGCGTCTGGCTGGGGCTTACGCAATTGCAGGGCTTAAAGAAGTGGCAGGTGAACTAACAGCAAATGAGTCAGCTGACGCACCATCCAGCAGTTTTGAAAACAGCTATGGCTCTCCCGATCGTGACTTCGCCATGGTTATCGAAACCCTTCTTTATATGGGACAGAAGGAAAAAGCAGTTCCTCTTGTAAGACAACTTGCTACAAGGCTAAGTTCGGATAGCTGGATGAGTACTCAGACAACTGCTTATGCTCTGCTTGCAATTAGCAAGTACACTGAAGGAAGTGCCAACGCAGGTTCAAATGCAAAGATTGAGCTGGCTATTAACAAGGGAAAGCCTGAGAATATTACTTTAAGCAAGGCTATTTTCAGACAGAAAGTTGATATTGAGAACGAAACAAACGGAAAGATCAAGATTGCAAACCACTCGGGTAATGAAATATTTGCACAACTGATACTTACAGGACAGCCCTTAAGTGATACTTTAAGTAAAAAGGTCACCGACGGATTAAATCTAAAGATTGAGTATCTGGATCTTGATAACAGGCCTGTTGATATAAGGAATCTGTCTCAGGGCAAGGATTTCAAAGCCATAGTTACCATCAGCAATCCCAGTCCATTCGAGGTTTCCAACATAGCCCTTTCGCAGATCTTTCCATCCGGTTGGGAAATCCGTAATAGCCGAATGGAAGAAGGTGCTTCTGTTCATGAACTGGATCAACCTGATTACCGTGATATTCGTGATGACAGGGTTTATTCATACTTTAACCTGAATGCTGGAAGGTCGAAACGACTGGTTGTATTACTTCACGCATCATACGCAGGAAAGTTCTATCTGCCTGCGGTAACTGCAGAAGCAATGTACGACCATAACACAAGGGCTATCGAACCAGGTACCTGGGTTGAAGTGACAAAATAG
- a CDS encoding uroporphyrinogen-III synthase produces MKIKRILVSQPEPTTPKNPYVELAEKNNVKIDFRQFIQIEGISSKEFRQQKINILDHSAVVFTSRTAIDHFFRIAEEVRATIPDDMKYFCISEATALYLQKYIVYRKRKIFHSTGKFPDLVEVMKKHKEERFLVPLSDIHKDEIPELLDKSKLKYTKAILYRTVSSDLSDLKSIDYDMLVFFSPSGITSLFQNFPDFEQKEIVIASFGPATAKAVTDAGLRLDIQAPMPNAPSITAALDLYIKEHNNNKK; encoded by the coding sequence TTGAAGATCAAGAGGATACTGGTTTCGCAACCCGAGCCGACCACGCCCAAAAATCCCTATGTCGAGCTGGCCGAAAAGAATAATGTGAAGATCGACTTCCGCCAGTTCATTCAAATAGAAGGGATCAGCTCCAAGGAGTTTCGTCAACAAAAGATCAACATCCTTGACCACAGTGCAGTTGTTTTTACCAGTCGCACTGCCATAGACCACTTTTTCCGTATAGCCGAAGAGGTACGCGCTACAATCCCGGATGACATGAAGTATTTCTGTATCTCAGAAGCAACGGCTCTTTATCTACAGAAATATATAGTTTACAGGAAGAGGAAGATTTTCCACTCAACAGGTAAGTTTCCTGATCTGGTTGAGGTAATGAAAAAACACAAGGAAGAGAGATTTCTAGTTCCTCTTTCTGACATCCACAAGGATGAGATTCCTGAACTCCTTGACAAGTCCAAGCTTAAGTACACTAAGGCCATCCTTTACCGCACAGTAAGCAGCGACCTTAGTGACCTAAAGTCTATTGACTATGACATGCTGGTCTTCTTCAGCCCATCAGGAATTACCTCTCTGTTCCAGAATTTCCCGGATTTCGAACAGAAAGAGATTGTAATTGCATCCTTCGGTCCAGCCACAGCAAAAGCAGTTACAGATGCTGGACTAAGACTTGATATTCAGGCTCCTATGCCCAATGCGCCTTCTATAACAGCAGCTTTGGATTTATACATTAAGGAGCACAACAACAATAAGAAATAA
- a CDS encoding tRNA threonylcarbamoyladenosine dehydratase — MEWLSRTELLVGKEGIEKLQKAHVLIAGVGGVGSFAAEMVTRAGVGTITIVDADTVKASNRNRQLPALSSTEGQTKVEVMAARLMDINPELQLNIYSTFLKDETIPEILDFKPDYVIDAIDSLAPKVFLIVNCKRIGIPIISSMGAGGRLDPSKVRIADLSESFNCTLARMVRKRLGKFNIKKGLDVVFSSEPVDKDRILFVEGEQNKKTTLGTISYMPATFGLLAASHVIRKLLAGKKE; from the coding sequence ATGGAATGGCTTAGCAGAACAGAACTACTTGTAGGAAAGGAAGGGATAGAAAAGTTGCAAAAAGCCCATGTACTGATTGCAGGCGTGGGCGGAGTCGGTTCTTTTGCCGCAGAAATGGTAACTCGCGCAGGAGTGGGAACCATTACAATAGTTGATGCCGATACCGTAAAAGCTTCAAACAGGAACCGTCAGTTGCCTGCCCTCTCGAGCACCGAGGGCCAAACAAAGGTAGAAGTGATGGCAGCACGACTAATGGATATAAATCCCGAACTCCAACTCAATATCTACAGCACCTTCTTAAAGGACGAGACGATACCCGAAATTCTGGACTTTAAACCCGACTACGTAATAGATGCAATAGATTCACTTGCTCCAAAAGTCTTTCTGATAGTCAACTGCAAGCGTATTGGCATTCCTATAATTTCAAGCATGGGAGCCGGAGGAAGACTTGATCCTTCAAAGGTGAGAATAGCAGATCTGTCTGAGAGTTTCAACTGCACACTTGCAAGAATGGTTCGTAAAAGACTCGGCAAATTCAATATCAAGAAAGGACTCGACGTGGTTTTCAGTTCTGAACCGGTTGACAAAGACCGCATACTTTTCGTGGAAGGAGAGCAAAATAAGAAGACAACACTGGGAACAATCAGCTATATGCCGGCGACCTTCGGCCTTTTAGCGGCTTCACACGTTATCCGCAAGCTTCTGGCCGGTAAAAAAGAGTAG
- a CDS encoding TatD family hydrolase encodes MCKYVDIHSHHKESSPDLIRIVSIRADGSLPVHKLEYVSYGIHPWDSTMNGIEQTLVFTESIKSLCAIGECGLDKNKGAELERQIELFRRHINISEKLELPVIIHCVGRFNELIAIRKEGRYSQPWIVHGFRGHSQLALQLVKNGILLSFGEALLQEGSKASESLKALQPVQWFLETDESNADIKAIYKRAALLTGTPLNVLKEQLFNNFLSTFAVQK; translated from the coding sequence ATGTGTAAGTATGTAGACATACATAGCCACCACAAAGAAAGCAGCCCGGATCTGATAAGAATAGTCAGCATCCGGGCTGACGGTTCTTTGCCTGTGCATAAGCTCGAATATGTAAGCTATGGTATCCATCCCTGGGACAGCACCATGAATGGTATTGAGCAGACACTGGTCTTCACGGAAAGCATTAAAAGCCTATGCGCAATTGGAGAGTGTGGCCTTGACAAGAACAAGGGAGCAGAACTTGAACGGCAGATCGAGCTTTTCAGAAGACATATTAATATCTCAGAAAAACTTGAGCTTCCAGTTATTATTCATTGTGTAGGCCGCTTCAATGAACTGATAGCAATAAGGAAGGAGGGTCGCTACTCCCAACCCTGGATTGTTCACGGATTCAGAGGACATAGCCAGCTTGCCCTTCAGCTTGTAAAGAATGGCATACTTCTGTCTTTTGGTGAGGCTTTGCTGCAGGAAGGCAGCAAAGCATCCGAAAGCCTGAAAGCTTTGCAACCAGTACAGTGGTTTCTTGAAACCGACGAAAGCAATGCAGATATCAAAGCAATTTACAAAAGAGCTGCATTATTGACAGGCACACCATTAAATGTGCTTAAGGAACAACTGTTCAACAATTTTCTTTCTACATTTGCCGTCCAAAAATAA
- the rnpA gene encoding ribonuclease P protein component encodes MTEYDYRFSKKERLCLKNEISLLFEKGRPLTVHPLRLRYILVDSGSDTKCKVLFSVPKKLFKRAVKRNLIRRKIREAYRLNKHLLTGSVPEGKHLLIAFVYLDNSPLAYNIIEDSVKKSLSMVEAAVRKKNIKHE; translated from the coding sequence ATGACTGAATACGACTACAGATTTTCAAAGAAAGAAAGGCTATGCCTTAAGAATGAAATTAGTCTGCTTTTTGAGAAGGGCAGACCATTGACAGTACATCCGCTGAGGCTTCGCTATATACTTGTTGACTCAGGCTCAGACACAAAGTGTAAGGTTCTTTTCTCAGTTCCCAAAAAGCTATTTAAGCGTGCTGTCAAGAGAAATCTGATAAGAAGGAAGATTAGAGAGGCATACAGGTTAAACAAACACCTTCTGACTGGTTCAGTGCCAGAAGGGAAGCATCTGCTCATAGCATTTGTTTACCTTGACAATAGTCCTCTAGCATATAATATTATTGAAGACTCAGTAAAAAAATCTCTTTCGATGGTTGAAGCAGCAGTGAGAAAGAAAAACATAAAACATGAGTAA
- the yidD gene encoding membrane protein insertion efficiency factor YidD has protein sequence MKYIRSFLIFILLIPIRLYKYFISPMIGPSCRYTPTCSQYAVEALKKHGPIKGLYLTIKRILSCHPWGGHGYDPVP, from the coding sequence ATGAAATATATTAGATCATTTCTGATCTTTATACTCCTGATTCCCATCAGGCTGTATAAATATTTCATCAGTCCAATGATTGGTCCCTCCTGCCGCTATACACCAACCTGTTCCCAATATGCAGTAGAAGCACTGAAAAAGCACGGACCGATAAAAGGACTTTACCTGACAATAAAACGTATTCTTTCCTGTCACCCATGGGGAGGTCATGGCTATGATCCTGTACCCTGA